The following are from one region of the Ictalurus furcatus strain D&B chromosome 11, Billie_1.0, whole genome shotgun sequence genome:
- the unc50 gene encoding protein unc-50 homolog — MLPTTAYSPHKQTNGSLNSRDAARHTAGAKRYKYLRRLVHFKQMDFEFAMWQMFYLFTSPQKVYRNFHYRKQTKDQWARDDPAFLVLLSIWLCVSTVGFGLVLDMGFVETLKLLLWVVFIDCIGVGLLISTLMWIVSNKYLMKQPSRDYDVEWGYAFDVHLNAFYPLLVILHFLQLFFINHIVVINSDWFVGYFVGNTMWLIAIGYYIYITFLGYSALPFLKNTAVLLYPFALLALLYVLSVTLGWNFTKGLCWFYKYRVQ; from the exons atgtTGCCCACCACAGCGTACTCCCCACATAAACAGACCAACGGCAGCCTGAACTCCCGCGATGCCGCTCGGCACACCGCCGGCGCGAAGCGCTACAAGTACCTGCGCCGCCTCGTGCACTTCAAACAGATGGACTTTGAGTTCGCCATGTGGCAGATGTTTTACCTGTTCACCTCGCCGCAGAAAGTGTACCGCAACTTCCACTACCGCAAACAGACCAAAGACCAGTGGGCCCGCGATGACCCCGCCTTCCTGGTGCTGCTCAGCATCTGGCTGTGcg TTTCCACAGTAGGCTTTGGTCTGGTGTTAGATATGGGGTTTGTGGAGACGCTGAAGCTCTTACTCTGGGTCGTGTTCATCGACTGCATCGGCGTCGGCCTGCTCATCTCCACCCTCATGTG gATTGTCAGTAATAAATACCTGATGAAGCAACCCAGCAGGGATTACGATGTGGAATGGGGCTACGCTTTCGACGTGCATCTGAACGCCTTCTACCCTCTGCTGGTCATCTTACACTTCCTCCAGCTGTTCTTCATCAACC acaTTGTGGTGATCAACTCCGACTGGTTCGTGGGATATTTCGTGGGCAACACCATGTGGCTGATCGCCATCGGATACTACATATACATCACATTCCTCGGCTACAgcg CTCTACCTTTTCTGAAGAACACGGCGGTTCTGCTCTACCCGTTCGCTCTGCTCGCACTCCTCTACGTTCTCTCCGTCACACTGGGCTGGAACTTCACTAAAGGCCTCTGCTGGTTCTATAAATACAGAGTGCAGTAG